The genomic stretch GAAACGCCGTTCAGCGACTGGTGGAATGGCGGCTCCTTCGACAGGCGGACGCGTACGTCGTTCACGGCGAGCTTCTTGCGGAGCAGGCGGTCGAGCAAGCGTGGTACAGGCCGGGGGCGCCAGTCTTCAGAATCCGACAGGGAATGCTGGCTCAGCCGTCGGGGGCCGCACCTCTCCCCGATGAACCAACGATTCTGTTCTTCGGACGGGTCGAATACTACAAAGGCCTGGACGTTCTCGTAGATGCGGTTCCGCTTTGTGAATCGAGGCTATCGGGACTGAAGGTCATCGTCGCGGGGACGGGCGCGGATCTCGAGAGGTGTAGGGCGTTGGCGCACGGGAATCCCCGATTCGAGTGGCACGATCGGTTCATTGCCGACGAGGACATCCCGGATCTCTTTGCGCGTGCGAGCGTGAGTGTTCTGCCGTATCGTGAGGCGAGTCAGAGCGCTGTTGCCGCCCTCGCGTTCTCCAACCGGCGGGCGGTTGTCGCCAGTCGAGTGGGGGCGCTCCCGGAGGCGATCCGTGATGGCGTGACGGGCGCTCTCGTCCCGCCGGAGGATCCTGGGGTCCTCGCGGATGTGCTGTGCGAAGTCTTGTCGAACCGAGCGAAGCTCGATGCCATGAGCGATGCTGCGCTGGAGGAGATCACGGCGGGACGGCTCTCCCGAGGAGCCATTGCAGCAGCTCACATCGATGCATACCGTAGGACGCGTGAACGACTCACGGCGGGAGGCGGAAGCCCAAGATGAATCAGTTCACGTCCGCGGCGGATGACAGCGCTACCGCATCCACGAATCGGCGAACGCTGAATGTGGTCTTCGACATCGCCGCTCTTGCTCAAGGAGGCATGGAGCGGCAACTCATCGACGTTGCGTCGGGCCTCAGAGTTCGCGGACACGGCGTGACGGTGGTAGTGAACAAGGCGGCGACAGCGTATTCCGACGAGCTGGGCAGCGGCGGCGTGGAATTGGTTGAACTCGGTTCGACGAAGCAGTTGGACTACGCTGTGCTCGCAAGTCTGAAGCGCGTGGTCGCGCGGACGTCTGCCGATGTGATGGTTGGCGTGAACTTCAATGCAACATTCTGGGCTAGGGTCGCTGCCCATTCCTGCGGGATCGGAGCAGTGATCGCAGAGCACAGTACCAACCGAGGGCGTCCCGTCAAGGTGGTACTCGGGAATCGACTGCTTGGAAGATGGACGGACGCTGTGATCGCATGTGCGGAGGCACAGATACCGTCTCTCGTGGATGAGGGCTCCCCGGCTGATCTCATTTCGGTCGTCAGGAACGGGGTGGACGCTGAACGATTCCATAGGTCACCGGAAGAGGGCATCGCGTTCAGGGAGCGGTTTGGAGTGCCTTCTGACGTCATGACCGTCGGCATCGTCGCCGCCCACAGGATGGAGAAGCGGCACGATCGCTTTCTGGAGCTGGTCGCAGCGCTGCGTAGGATGGGGCTGCCTGTGGTAGGAATTGCTGTCGGTGCGGGGCCGCTGCTGGAAGCGAACATTGCCAAGGCCAGGCAGGCGGGACTTGAAGACAGCACTGTATTCACAGGCGGTGTTGACGATCCACGTGCGGCCTACAACGCTTGCGACGTCTGCGTGTTGTGCTCCGATGCCGTCGAGACTCTGCCGCTAAGTCTGATGGAATCCCAGGCGTGCGGTACGCCGGTCGTGTCGATGGATATCGGGGGCGTCATCGAGACTATGGTGCCGGGTGAGACGGGATTGATCGTGGCTGAGGGTGATGTCGAGGCATTTGCGATGGAGACAAGGAGACTGATCTCCGAATTCCCACTGCGTGAGGCTATGGGTCGCGAGGGCGAGCGGTGGGTGCGGCAAGAGCGCTCGCTCGCGTCAATGGTTGACGGATACGAACGGGTTCTTCGAATCGCGGCGAGACGCGCTGCCTCTCGACGGTCGCACTGACGCAGGTTCAGGGGCCTCCGAGAGACTCGATCAGTTCGACGTAGCGGGCGCGAGGCGTGTCCACGAGAAGTGGCTGAGACGGGCTTGTGCCGCGCGAGATGCGTCGAGACCCCTGCCCGGGTCGGCGATGAGTTCGCGAACGGCGCTGGAGAGGGATTCGGCATCCCCCGGAATGAAGTACTGCGCCCCGTCACCCCCTTAGCTGATCGCGGATGGTTCTGAGGTCGGAGGCAACGACCGGAATCCCAAGAGCTGCGTATTCGAAAGCCTTCATGGAATATGCCGTTCGTATGAAGGGGGAGTCCTCATACGGGATGACGCCGATGTCATACTGGGGGAGATCACGGGGCAGTTCCTCTGATGGCACCTGTCCATGGAAGGTGACTGCGCCCCGGAGTCCGAGCGAGTCAGTCATCTGCTCGAGTGACGATCGGGCATCCCCGTCTCCGTAGATATCCAGCGAGGCTTCGGTCCCGTGTCCGTTCAGTGTAGCGAGAGCGCGCAGCAGAGTGCCGAGACCGAAGCGTTCGGAAAGCGTGCCGTGATAGACAAGCTTGACGTGGGCTGACCGTAGCGCACGGAACTCAGGTTCCCGGCGCGTGAAGACGGACTCGTCGACTCCGTTCAAGACGATCTCTGCGTGGACACCGTGGCGTGAGGCCAGTGCGTCACGCATGTACGGGGAGGTGGTGATGACGAGGTTCGCTGTGCGGACGCTGAGTCCCTCCAGAAACTCCAGCGCCCGGACAGTCGTCCGACTGCGATCCTGAGCGATGGCGAGCTCGGGCATGACATCATGGATGTCCAGGACTGACTTGGCCCGTCTATCTCCGTAATGGGCTGCGAGCGCGAGCCAGTCTGGCGGGTTGGCGACCTGGACCACGTCGGTGGGCCACGATCGGCATCGTGATACCCAACGCAGTACATGAAGAGGAAACAGGCCGTACTCGCGCAACCGGGCACCCGTGCTGCTGACCTTCTCTCGGCGAAGGGGCGAGCGCTCGATT from Actinomycetota bacterium encodes the following:
- a CDS encoding glycosyltransferase family 4 protein; its protein translation is NAVQRLVEWRLLRQADAYVVHGELLAEQAVEQAWYRPGAPVFRIRQGMLAQPSGAAPLPDEPTILFFGRVEYYKGLDVLVDAVPLCESRLSGLKVIVAGTGADLERCRALAHGNPRFEWHDRFIADEDIPDLFARASVSVLPYREASQSAVAALAFSNRRAVVASRVGALPEAIRDGVTGALVPPEDPGVLADVLCEVLSNRAKLDAMSDAALEEITAGRLSRGAIAAAHIDAYRRTRERLTAGGGSPR
- a CDS encoding glycosyltransferase — encoded protein: MNQFTSAADDSATASTNRRTLNVVFDIAALAQGGMERQLIDVASGLRVRGHGVTVVVNKAATAYSDELGSGGVELVELGSTKQLDYAVLASLKRVVARTSADVMVGVNFNATFWARVAAHSCGIGAVIAEHSTNRGRPVKVVLGNRLLGRWTDAVIACAEAQIPSLVDEGSPADLISVVRNGVDAERFHRSPEEGIAFRERFGVPSDVMTVGIVAAHRMEKRHDRFLELVAALRRMGLPVVGIAVGAGPLLEANIAKARQAGLEDSTVFTGGVDDPRAAYNACDVCVLCSDAVETLPLSLMESQACGTPVVSMDIGGVIETMVPGETGLIVAEGDVEAFAMETRRLISEFPLREAMGREGERWVRQERSLASMVDGYERVLRIAARRAASRRSH
- a CDS encoding glycosyltransferase family 4 protein — translated: MRVCLVVLEDFPGSENRVQRQAAALSEAGHDVRIYAASGRSTQSTWRGVQIERSPLRREKVSSTGARLREYGLFPLHVLRWVSRCRSWPTDVVQVANPPDWLALAAHYGDRRAKSVLDIHDVMPELAIAQDRSRTTVRALEFLEGLSVRTANLVITTSPYMRDALASRHGVHAEIVLNGVDESVFTRREPEFRALRSAHVKLVYHGTLSERFGLGTLLRALATLNGHGTEASLDIYGDGDARSSLEQMTDSLGLRGAVTFHGQVPSEELPRDLPQYDIGVIPYEDSPFIRTAYSMKAFEYAALGIPVVASDLRTIRDQLRG